In Nocardia sp. NBC_00403, one DNA window encodes the following:
- a CDS encoding C40 family peptidase has product MAINTVKRQAQRAVAAGAVGAATIGAFLLPAAPAAAQPVTIPGIGTFEVPNEIPIPADIPGIQLGNPPALPFMAPIKTLGEVALDAAMSKLGAPYVYGAAGPNAFDCSGLVKWSYQQAGLELPRTSGAQLAAGAAISTDDLQPGDLVSFYGGGHSGLYAGDGNVIHASTSGTPVMLAPISSMPIAGARRF; this is encoded by the coding sequence ATGGCGATCAACACCGTCAAGCGACAGGCGCAGCGTGCCGTTGCCGCCGGAGCCGTCGGCGCTGCCACCATCGGCGCGTTCCTTCTTCCGGCCGCCCCGGCCGCGGCTCAGCCGGTGACCATCCCCGGCATCGGAACCTTCGAGGTTCCCAACGAGATCCCGATCCCGGCCGACATCCCCGGCATCCAGCTGGGCAACCCTCCCGCGCTGCCCTTCATGGCGCCCATCAAGACCCTCGGCGAGGTCGCGCTCGACGCCGCGATGAGCAAGCTCGGCGCGCCGTACGTCTACGGTGCCGCGGGCCCGAACGCCTTCGACTGCTCCGGCCTTGTCAAGTGGTCCTACCAGCAGGCCGGCCTGGAGCTGCCCCGCACCAGCGGCGCCCAGCTCGCCGCGGGCGCCGCGATCTCGACCGACGATCTGCAGCCGGGCGACCTGGTGTCGTTCTACGGCGGCGGACACTCCGGTCTGTACGCGGGCGACGGCAACGTGATCCATGCGTCGACCTCCGGCACCCCGGTGATGCTCGCCCCGATCTCGTCGATGCCGATCGCAGGCGCTCGCCGCTTCTGA
- a CDS encoding DEDD exonuclease domain-containing protein, whose product MPDPVPRPAAAKQLAFDELDTPLHDTTFVVVDLETTGTSPEGDAITEIGAVKVRGGEVLGEFATLVNPGQDIPPAIVQITGITTAMVYEAPRIEAVLPGFLEFAAGAVLVAHNARFDMAFLRAAAARSETAWPSAPVLCTVKLARRVLTRDEAPSVRLGLLAPLLGATTQPTHRALDDARATVDVLHALIARVGNQGVHSLTELLDYLPGVTSRQRAKRVFATDLPASPGVYLFRGPSDEVLYIGTAVNLRRRVRNYFTGSETRGRMKEMVSLATRVDHVVCAHALEAGVRELRLLVAHAPPYNRRSKFPKRAWWITLTDEPFPRFAIVRTPNRDALGPFNSRMDATEVAVTVAEYTGLRTCTTRLSVAGLHDCPRAMVGGCPAATVTGLPINREEYAPASAAVRALFAGTSDAPLRAMLDRIETHSRAEHFEAAARLRDRVVAVVRALRRTQRLAAVARIAELIVAHPNGTGGWEFSVIRYGRLAGAGNAARGVSPMPVVEHIVAASETVIPTGGDPGSGALRSTDADADADADADVVGGGDVVGGSDMADAVVDASSGGLRSRRVAALRRNAASTMPPLRGASPEEVALVARWLAHPGARIVRTTDGYHEPAYGAGRWMGWMELADVAARAQLPEAEYVERSGGCLACARPGADYGQTASGCAH is encoded by the coding sequence GTGCCCGACCCCGTGCCGCGCCCGGCCGCCGCGAAGCAGCTGGCCTTCGATGAGCTCGATACGCCGCTCCATGACACCACCTTCGTGGTCGTCGACCTGGAGACCACCGGCACCAGTCCGGAGGGCGACGCGATCACCGAGATCGGCGCGGTCAAGGTGCGCGGCGGAGAGGTACTCGGCGAGTTCGCCACCCTGGTCAACCCCGGGCAGGACATCCCGCCCGCGATCGTGCAGATCACCGGGATCACCACCGCCATGGTCTACGAAGCGCCGCGGATCGAGGCTGTGCTGCCGGGTTTCCTGGAGTTCGCGGCGGGCGCTGTTCTCGTGGCACACAATGCGCGGTTCGATATGGCTTTCCTGCGCGCCGCGGCGGCCCGCAGCGAAACCGCGTGGCCCTCGGCGCCGGTGCTGTGCACGGTGAAGCTGGCCAGGCGGGTGCTCACTCGCGACGAAGCACCGTCGGTCCGGCTCGGCCTGCTCGCTCCACTACTCGGTGCGACCACGCAGCCGACGCACCGTGCCCTCGACGACGCGCGGGCCACCGTGGACGTCTTGCACGCGCTGATCGCCCGCGTCGGCAATCAAGGGGTGCACAGCCTCACCGAACTGCTCGACTATCTGCCAGGAGTGACATCCCGGCAGCGCGCCAAGCGCGTGTTCGCCACCGACCTGCCCGCCAGTCCTGGCGTCTATCTCTTCCGCGGCCCTTCCGACGAGGTGCTCTACATCGGCACCGCGGTGAACCTGCGCCGCCGAGTTCGCAACTACTTCACCGGTTCCGAAACAAGGGGGCGGATGAAGGAAATGGTATCGCTGGCCACCCGCGTCGATCACGTGGTGTGCGCGCACGCGCTGGAAGCGGGGGTGCGTGAGCTGCGACTGCTCGTCGCGCACGCTCCGCCCTACAACCGGCGCTCGAAATTTCCCAAGCGCGCCTGGTGGATCACGCTGACCGACGAACCCTTCCCGCGCTTCGCGATCGTCCGAACACCGAACCGGGATGCGCTGGGCCCCTTCAACTCTCGGATGGATGCCACCGAGGTGGCGGTCACCGTCGCCGAGTACACCGGGCTGCGCACCTGCACCACTCGGTTATCGGTCGCGGGCCTGCACGATTGCCCGCGTGCGATGGTCGGCGGCTGCCCGGCCGCGACTGTCACCGGTCTCCCTATTAATAGGGAGGAATACGCGCCGGCGTCTGCGGCTGTCCGCGCACTGTTCGCGGGTACCTCCGACGCGCCACTGCGCGCCATGCTCGACCGCATCGAAACCCATTCGCGTGCCGAACATTTCGAAGCGGCCGCCCGGCTGCGCGATCGCGTGGTCGCGGTCGTGCGCGCGCTGCGCCGCACCCAACGCCTGGCCGCCGTCGCCAGGATCGCCGAGCTGATCGTCGCGCACCCGAATGGCACAGGCGGATGGGAATTCTCGGTGATCCGCTACGGCCGCCTCGCGGGCGCGGGCAACGCGGCGCGGGGTGTGTCGCCGATGCCGGTCGTCGAACACATCGTTGCGGCATCGGAAACCGTCATCCCCACCGGTGGCGACCCGGGCTCCGGTGCGCTCCGGTCTACCGATGCCGATGCCGATGCCGATGCCGATGCCGATGTTGTCGGCGGAGGCGATGTTGTCGGGGGAAGCGACATGGCCGACGCGGTGGTCGATGCGAGCTCTGGAGGTTTGCGGTCGCGCCGTGTTGCGGCGCTACGTCGGAATGCCGCGTCGACTATGCCTCCGCTGCGCGGAGCGTCGCCGGAAGAAGTAGCACTCGTCGCGCGCTGGCTGGCACATCCGGGGGCCCGGATCGTGCGCACCACCGACGGCTATCACGAGCCCGCCTACGGGGCAGGTCGCTGGATGGGATGGATGGAATTAGCGGATGTCGCGGCACGTGCCCAACTCCCCGAAGCGGAATATGTCGAGCGCTCAGGCGGCTGCCTCGCCTGCGCTCGGCCCGGCGCAGATTACGGACAGACTGCGTCCGGCTGTGCACATTAG
- a CDS encoding Lrp/AsnC family transcriptional regulator, giving the protein MITAIVMINAENARIPETAQALADTEGVAEVYSCAGDVDLIAIVRVRDHQQIAEVVTDRIDKTPGVARTITHIAFKSYSSADVEAGFSLGE; this is encoded by the coding sequence ATGATTACCGCGATCGTCATGATCAACGCCGAGAATGCCCGCATCCCGGAAACCGCTCAGGCGCTCGCCGACACCGAGGGCGTCGCCGAGGTCTACTCCTGTGCCGGCGATGTCGATCTGATCGCGATCGTGCGGGTGCGCGATCACCAGCAGATCGCCGAGGTGGTAACCGACCGTATCGACAAGACCCCCGGTGTCGCGCGCACCATCACCCACATCGCGTTCAAGTCGTATTCGAGCGCGGACGTGGAGGCCGGTTTCTCGCTGGGGGAGTGA
- the trpD gene encoding anthranilate phosphoribosyltransferase, whose amino-acid sequence MTVRSWPQVLGTLADGGDLAADDTAWVINEIFTDNATQAQIAAFGVAMKIKGPTPAELSGMASGMLAHARLVQVDGDAVDIVGTGGDRSGSVNISTMSAVVVASAGVPVVKHGNRAASSKSGGADVLEALGVKLALGPAAVARCVREVGIGFCFAPLFHPALRFAGPARKEIGIPTVFNVLGPLTNPAQPRAGLVGCAFTDLLPVIAGVFAERGASALVVRGNDGLDEITTSDTTAAWIVSGGRLRETTIDPARLGIARVDLDALRGGDAEVNAGIARDVFAGSPGAVRDAVLVNSAAAIVAYDLSQGVGNPDADVHDALAAGLERAAAAIDTGKSRALLDRWSKLTNTLGDS is encoded by the coding sequence ATGACGGTACGCAGCTGGCCCCAGGTGCTCGGGACCCTCGCCGACGGTGGCGACCTGGCCGCAGACGACACGGCGTGGGTGATCAACGAGATCTTCACCGACAATGCGACGCAGGCGCAGATCGCCGCCTTCGGTGTGGCCATGAAGATCAAGGGACCGACACCCGCCGAACTGTCGGGCATGGCCTCCGGGATGCTCGCGCACGCACGCCTGGTCCAGGTGGACGGCGATGCCGTCGACATCGTCGGCACCGGCGGTGATCGGTCCGGCTCGGTGAACATCTCCACGATGTCCGCGGTCGTGGTGGCCTCGGCCGGTGTGCCGGTGGTCAAGCACGGCAATCGGGCGGCGTCTTCCAAGAGCGGCGGGGCCGATGTGTTGGAAGCGCTGGGCGTGAAGCTGGCCCTCGGACCGGCGGCGGTCGCCCGGTGCGTGCGGGAGGTCGGCATCGGTTTCTGTTTCGCACCACTGTTCCACCCCGCACTGCGCTTCGCGGGACCCGCGCGGAAAGAAATAGGCATCCCCACCGTTTTCAACGTGCTCGGCCCGCTCACCAACCCGGCGCAACCGCGTGCCGGATTGGTCGGCTGTGCCTTCACGGATCTGCTGCCGGTCATCGCGGGCGTGTTCGCCGAGCGCGGCGCGAGCGCGCTGGTAGTGCGCGGAAACGACGGTTTGGACGAGATCACCACCTCTGACACCACCGCCGCCTGGATCGTCTCGGGTGGACGACTGCGGGAGACGACGATCGACCCGGCCCGTCTCGGTATCGCCCGAGTGGACCTCGACGCGCTGCGCGGTGGGGATGCCGAGGTCAACGCGGGCATTGCCCGCGATGTGTTCGCGGGCTCCCCCGGCGCGGTCCGCGACGCTGTTCTGGTGAACTCCGCCGCCGCGATCGTCGCCTACGACCTGTCCCAGGGCGTCGGTAATCCCGATGCCGATGTGCACGACGCGCTTGCCGCCGGTCTCGAACGGGCCGCAGCCGCGATCGACACGGGCAAGTCCCGCGCGCTGCTCGACCGGTGGTCGAAACTGACCAACACTCTCGGAGACAGCTGA
- a CDS encoding ribonuclease E inhibitor RraB, with amino-acid sequence MTPRWWWRRLRGQVGSAALNPDAADLVVVATSFDDAEACSAVLARATAWQPDAPAVLRHHLRVPAEQVERVCAIAAQDGYAPAEQSEAAGSDDLAPVILQRVQVLDALHCSQERSRMAGLAQRHDGTADGWDALQPGHTTEQQ; translated from the coding sequence GTGACCCCACGGTGGTGGTGGCGACGACTGCGCGGCCAGGTCGGGTCTGCGGCCCTGAACCCGGATGCTGCCGATCTGGTGGTTGTCGCGACGAGTTTCGACGACGCCGAGGCCTGTTCGGCCGTGCTGGCGCGGGCCACGGCGTGGCAGCCCGACGCGCCGGCGGTGTTGCGCCACCACCTACGTGTCCCCGCCGAGCAGGTCGAGCGAGTGTGCGCCATCGCAGCCCAGGACGGGTACGCGCCTGCTGAGCAGTCCGAGGCCGCAGGTTCGGATGACCTGGCACCGGTGATCCTGCAACGGGTGCAAGTGCTCGATGCGCTGCATTGCTCGCAGGAACGCTCGCGCATGGCGGGGCTCGCGCAGCGGCACGACGGCACGGCCGACGGATGGGACGCGCTGCAACCAGGTCACACAACCGAGCAGCAGTAA